The following proteins come from a genomic window of Hymenobacter canadensis:
- a CDS encoding DNA-processing protein DprA has product MNETDTLLHEVALTLFPNIGPQLTRQLMSYGGSARNVLHLPPGKLLKIPGVGPATAAILTGAERGNALRQAEASLRRAEKDGVQLLFYTSKQFPARLKQIPDAPALLYYQGTADLNQPKTLAIVGTRQATDYGREQTERLIKGVASHKPLIVSGLAYGIDIAAHRAALQEGLDTVGVMATGLDVLYPAVHRKTAEKMLTQGGLLTEFPFGTQPDKYNFPSITYTPTTKLTKSIRYLAKTHEIATSLIQRPKGSRRGSKVTLGSSSV; this is encoded by the coding sequence ATGAACGAGACGGATACCCTGCTCCACGAAGTCGCCCTGACGCTTTTCCCCAACATCGGGCCGCAGTTGACACGGCAGCTGATGAGCTACGGGGGCTCGGCCCGGAACGTGCTGCACCTGCCGCCGGGCAAGCTGCTGAAGATTCCGGGCGTGGGGCCAGCCACGGCCGCCATACTGACCGGGGCGGAGCGCGGCAACGCGTTGCGGCAGGCCGAGGCCAGTCTGCGCCGGGCGGAGAAGGACGGCGTGCAGCTGCTGTTCTATACCAGCAAGCAGTTTCCGGCCCGCCTCAAGCAGATTCCCGACGCCCCCGCCCTGCTCTACTATCAGGGCACCGCCGACCTCAACCAGCCCAAAACCCTGGCCATCGTGGGCACCCGCCAGGCCACCGACTACGGCCGCGAGCAAACCGAGCGGCTCATCAAAGGCGTGGCCTCGCACAAGCCACTCATCGTCAGCGGCCTGGCCTACGGCATCGACATTGCGGCTCACCGCGCCGCACTGCAGGAAGGCCTGGATACCGTGGGCGTGATGGCCACCGGCCTGGACGTGCTCTACCCGGCCGTGCACCGCAAAACCGCCGAGAAGATGCTCACCCAGGGCGGGCTGCTCACCGAATTCCCCTTCGGCACCCAACCCGACAAGTACAATTTTCCTTCGATTACTTACACCCCTACCACAAAGCTCACCAAGTCAATTCGTTACCTTGCGAAGACTCACGAAATTGCTACAAGTTTGATACAGCGTCCCAAGGGCAGCAGGAGGGGTTCCAAAGTTACATTAGGCTCTTCATCGGTCTAG
- a CDS encoding M15 family metallopeptidase yields MPDKISLERISKLHPKLRAEALLILTEIEGALKGNARFRVVSTLRTFAEQTTLYNQGRTTKGDIVTNAKAGSSFHNYALALDFALIVDKDGNGTYESTSWDTVKDFDRDAKADWMEIIAIFKRYGWKWGGDFKSIVDKPHVEKTFGYSVKQLYELHKAGKVDAKGYVLI; encoded by the coding sequence GTGCCAGATAAAATATCACTTGAAAGAATCTCCAAACTACATCCCAAGCTCCGAGCTGAAGCCCTACTGATCCTCACTGAGATTGAAGGCGCTTTGAAAGGAAACGCCCGTTTCAGAGTCGTTTCGACCCTTCGCACCTTTGCTGAGCAGACCACTCTTTACAACCAGGGCAGGACGACGAAAGGCGATATCGTAACCAATGCCAAAGCCGGCTCCTCCTTTCACAACTATGCGTTGGCATTAGACTTCGCCTTGATTGTCGATAAGGATGGGAATGGCACCTACGAATCCACTTCCTGGGACACCGTAAAGGACTTCGATAGAGATGCCAAGGCGGACTGGATGGAAATCATTGCGATCTTCAAACGCTACGGCTGGAAGTGGGGTGGCGACTTCAAAAGCATCGTTGACAAACCCCACGTCGAGAAGACCTTTGGCTATAGTGTCAAACAGCTGTACGAGCTGCACAAAGCCGGTAAGGTAGATGCCAAAGGATATGTGCTGATTTAG
- a CDS encoding phage portal protein: MPILSSIKNFFYAPEAPAVATETKVITGVDAIGRVTPFYSSSFGGDSFTARTDVNAVFYTILNAIQTAAKKVQWSVYKLEKDENAAKIPQHPLAEVIYRPNPNQSWTQFVETFIGRYLTRGNVFIYALRAESGLNKGHIQRLYIMPDTVEIVAENGWLGGIISYRVPNGSGYTEFAPEDVLHVKKFSSCDGLYGLSPISAMALPLKGIEQSLKQKIRILGQGGPATVYWTESSDNENVEPLTLEQEMQLNSRIVGGKSSYVTQKLDSTTIGLSPADLEILENIAADGGMVADALAYPSLLLSGSKSNTYSNYSEAQRALYENCVIPLLNELRDGLNQKWGSAYKDKAYIDFTTEKVAVLQPNTAELIKSAQSADFLTVNEKRKLSGFERLELNGDVFLLSAAVQVNEKLEADEPIGG, translated from the coding sequence ATGCCAATCCTATCATCAATAAAGAACTTCTTCTATGCACCGGAAGCCCCTGCAGTAGCCACTGAAACCAAAGTAATCACGGGTGTCGATGCGATTGGCCGCGTTACGCCATTCTATAGCAGCTCATTCGGTGGAGACAGTTTTACCGCACGAACCGATGTCAATGCCGTCTTCTACACGATTCTGAACGCTATTCAAACGGCTGCTAAGAAGGTACAGTGGAGCGTGTACAAGCTTGAAAAGGACGAGAACGCAGCGAAGATCCCGCAGCACCCTTTAGCAGAGGTCATCTATCGCCCGAACCCTAATCAGAGCTGGACCCAATTCGTGGAAACCTTCATCGGTCGATACCTCACGCGAGGCAATGTCTTCATCTATGCGTTGCGTGCTGAGAGTGGGCTTAACAAGGGGCATATCCAACGACTCTACATCATGCCCGATACTGTCGAGATCGTCGCTGAGAACGGTTGGCTAGGCGGTATCATTTCCTATAGGGTTCCTAATGGTAGCGGCTACACTGAATTTGCTCCTGAAGACGTGCTCCATGTGAAGAAGTTCTCGTCCTGTGATGGGCTTTACGGGCTTTCACCGATCAGCGCAATGGCCTTGCCACTGAAAGGCATTGAGCAATCGTTGAAACAGAAGATTCGCATCCTGGGGCAGGGTGGACCTGCTACCGTCTATTGGACTGAATCCTCAGACAATGAGAATGTTGAGCCGTTAACGCTCGAACAGGAAATGCAGCTTAACAGCAGGATAGTCGGCGGAAAAAGCAGCTATGTTACTCAGAAGCTCGATTCTACCACCATAGGGCTGTCGCCGGCTGATCTGGAGATACTGGAGAACATCGCCGCGGATGGTGGAATGGTGGCGGATGCGCTTGCCTATCCTTCATTGCTGCTTTCAGGGTCTAAATCCAACACCTACAGCAACTACTCAGAAGCCCAGCGTGCCCTTTATGAAAACTGCGTAATCCCACTGCTGAACGAGCTACGAGATGGTCTGAACCAGAAATGGGGAAGCGCCTACAAGGACAAAGCATACATTGACTTTACGACTGAAAAGGTCGCCGTGCTACAGCCGAACACAGCAGAGTTGATCAAATCAGCGCAGTCGGCGGACTTCCTCACTGTCAATGAAAAGAGAAAGCTTTCGGGTTTCGAAAGGCTGGAATTGAATGGGGATGTGTTCCTGCTTAGTGCTGCCGTGCAGGTGAATGAGAAGCTGGAAGCGGATGAACCAATAGGCGGATAG
- a CDS encoding phage holin family protein, translated as MSLKDTLTTLFGSLTLPTISAVATALSALAGYIYDSEKALLCLLVLMFFDFITGIIKAFKLRTLSSYTMQRFPVKIFVWFGMIAVLYHFGDVFFVYKYAASTLITVFFSVELTSLVENISIISPGLLPAPVTKYLLKLNDIDRIIADMVKSKVKPGSADAAGVVDAIAENADAVKKTVEEKEEVKEVEVDGISVE; from the coding sequence GTGTCCCTGAAGGATACGCTCACAACACTTTTCGGAAGCCTGACCCTTCCCACTATCTCAGCAGTTGCCACGGCTCTTTCGGCACTCGCCGGCTACATCTATGACTCAGAGAAAGCGCTGTTATGCCTGCTCGTCCTGATGTTTTTCGACTTTATTACCGGCATCATCAAAGCCTTTAAGCTGCGCACACTGTCCTCGTACACCATGCAGCGGTTTCCAGTCAAGATCTTCGTTTGGTTCGGCATGATAGCCGTCCTCTACCATTTCGGGGATGTTTTCTTCGTCTACAAATACGCTGCAAGCACCCTAATAACTGTTTTCTTCTCTGTTGAGCTAACCTCACTGGTTGAGAACATCTCGATCATCTCGCCAGGCCTCTTGCCAGCGCCCGTAACGAAGTACCTGTTGAAGCTGAATGATATAGACCGCATAATCGCTGATATGGTGAAATCCAAGGTGAAGCCAGGTTCTGCGGATGCTGCAGGTGTTGTGGATGCGATTGCTGAGAATGCCGATGCGGTGAAGAAAACAGTAGAAGAGAAGGAAGAGGTGAAGGAGGTTGAAGTAGATGGGATATCTGTTGAATAA
- a CDS encoding MerR family transcriptional regulator gives MPYKDREIEKQYFTIGEVAAQFNVAPSLIRFWETEFEELRPRKSKKGNRLYTPQDVDIFRTIYHLVKERGYTIPGARDMLKQKGPQLKEKIDVIQSLEKVRKFMVTMKKELDAIGKASSGAAS, from the coding sequence ATGCCCTACAAAGACCGCGAAATCGAGAAGCAGTACTTCACCATCGGCGAGGTGGCGGCCCAGTTCAACGTGGCCCCCTCGCTGATCCGGTTCTGGGAGACGGAGTTTGAGGAGCTGCGGCCGCGCAAAAGCAAGAAGGGCAACCGCCTCTACACGCCCCAGGACGTGGACATTTTCCGCACGATTTACCACCTGGTAAAGGAGCGCGGCTACACCATCCCCGGCGCCCGCGACATGCTCAAACAGAAAGGCCCCCAGCTCAAGGAAAAAATCGACGTCATCCAGAGCCTGGAGAAAGTCCGCAAGTTCATGGTGACGATGAAGAAGGAGTTGGACGCTATTGGGAAGGCTTCCAGCGGAGCAGCTTCCTAG
- a CDS encoding phage minor head protein: MAIVTPFIQERLARLDASQAKWEVRIFKALLKDFELVAATYSLTGDAELAAAVLPQKHLIEALDALYQNIILQEADYEYEYLIAREAKAIKPLASWLSSARSFIMTRGAASIRAITESTRKEIRRVLSTALGEGSSIAAVTRTLRTQITDFSRLRATTIARTELIGAANYGSLTGAISTGLNLQKEWLSTTDSRTRVSHVLASGQQVPINEMFIVGGERCEFPGDPILSAGERIRCRCTVVYVRTG, encoded by the coding sequence ATGGCAATAGTTACCCCATTCATACAGGAAAGACTGGCACGCCTTGACGCTTCTCAAGCGAAATGGGAGGTGCGTATTTTCAAAGCGTTGCTAAAGGACTTCGAACTCGTTGCTGCGACCTACTCCTTAACCGGCGATGCTGAGTTAGCAGCGGCTGTACTACCGCAAAAGCATCTTATAGAAGCGTTGGATGCGTTGTATCAGAACATCATCCTGCAGGAAGCTGATTACGAATACGAGTACCTCATAGCGCGTGAGGCGAAGGCAATCAAACCTCTGGCATCTTGGCTTTCCTCTGCTCGAAGCTTTATCATGACCAGGGGAGCAGCGTCGATTAGAGCCATCACTGAGAGCACACGCAAAGAAATCAGAAGAGTGTTAAGCACGGCATTGGGTGAAGGATCCTCGATAGCTGCCGTTACGCGTACCCTACGAACTCAGATTACTGACTTTTCTAGACTCAGGGCGACGACTATTGCACGAACTGAGTTGATAGGCGCTGCTAACTATGGCTCGCTTACTGGCGCTATCAGCACTGGTCTGAACCTGCAAAAGGAATGGTTATCGACTACTGACTCCCGCACCAGGGTTTCACACGTGCTTGCCAGTGGTCAGCAAGTCCCAATAAATGAAATGTTTATAGTAGGAGGGGAGCGTTGCGAGTTTCCTGGTGATCCTATTCTATCGGCTGGTGAACGGATTAGATGTCGCTGCACAGTGGTGTATGTGAGGACGGGTTAG